One region of Culex pipiens pallens isolate TS chromosome 2, TS_CPP_V2, whole genome shotgun sequence genomic DNA includes:
- the LOC120424442 gene encoding uncharacterized protein LOC120424442 — protein MSSFIGNYLRYNRLSRNVSIQQRIMEHREQFNTSPLIIIDLMYYDQLGGYLHRSSNEVKMRDLCGMSRQRLFQLENFVAQMKRWGAKLIFITNGPFLDISGQIIPDEDDSKGSSKDWRYAYQCGISDYLVEAHYSRVAADARFIPIERIWTESVAKIARRYGKILWSWDNTRHQEIAKYASVHEALAIISKNYALLMYSGLAFPRYKLWSLVDSNEATMETEEFDPLLVRRTLRLSAKQLRLLGAFVDYYNGTPTFANFLERMKIDDNKRTLFNSLANYVKKSAGNLQELDYLKFARDLFGEERYIEKFDELKSVCESYNVDKILLSTEQNNDSISMQLKKQDSFNYDIYHGIKITISITFVDYRYWQLNGEIDLFEIFMTLYQRISGVLLQHKNDPQLVRYVNIKRSHEEEYGTEELIPDFPKDFVVPSLEYMFEHAGLMRSSIPDFNLRLLRFITGLQFGADQLEFFCKTDQRSQLQDSVTLRYMVSLNMLTTHEADIFLVTMHKCRLEPPYNLPLPEELNLRAFHLYFTYIKLRTLIKHSFYTAGLDDSFMDECYLDGVAFQTMFQKWSEAGASDEFRYEADRFKNYRLY, from the exons ATGTCCAGCTTCATTGGCAACTACTTGCGCTACAACCGGCTCTCGAGGAACGTCTCGATTCAGCAGCGAATCATGGAGCATCGAGA GCAATTCAACACCAGCCCGCTGATCATAATCGACCTCATGTATTATGACCAGCTGGGTGGCTACCTGCACCGCTCGTCCAACGAGGTCAAGATGCGCGATCTGTGCGGCATGTCCCGGCAGCGATTGTTCCAGCTGGAGAACTTTGTGGCGCAGATGAAACGTTGGGGCGCCAAGCTGATCTTTATCACGAACGGACCCTTTCTGGACATAAGCGGCCAGATCATTCCGGACGAGGACGACTCGAAGGGCAGCAGCAAGGACTGGCGGTACGCTTACCAGTGTGGGATTTCGGATTACTTGGTAGAGGCGCACTACAGCCGGGTGGCCGCGGATGCCCGTTTCATTCCGATCGAGCGCATCTGGACGGAATCGGTGGCGAAGATTGCCCGCCGGTACGGGAAGATCTTGTGGTCCTGGGACAATACGCGCCACCAGGAGATTGCCAAGTACGCGAGCGTGCACGAGGCGTTGGCGATTATATCGAAGAACTACGCCCTGTTGATGTACAGCGGGCTTGCGTTTCCGCGGTACAAGCTGTGGTCGCTGGTCGATTCGAACGAAGCGACAATGGAGACGGAGGAGTTTGATCCGTTGCTGGTGCGTCGCACGCTGCGGCTGTCGGCGAAGCAGCTGAGGTTGCTGGGGGCTTTTGTGGATTATTACAACGGGACGCCAACGTTTGCCAACTTTTTGGAACGAATGAAGATCGACGACAATAAGCGCACCTTGTTCAACAGCTTGGCTAACTATGTCAAGAAGTCCGCCGGGAACCTGCAGGAGCTGGACTATCTCAAGTTTGCGCGGGATCTGTTTGGCGAGGAGCGATACATTGAAAAATTCGATGAGCTCAAGTCCGTTTGCGAGAGCTATAACGTGGACAAAATCTTGCTGTCCACCGAGCAGAACAACGACTCGATCAGCATGCAGCTGAAGAAGCAAGATTCATTCAACTACGACATCTACCATGGAATCAAGATTACCATTTCTATTACGTTCGTGGATTACCGCTACTGGCAGCTGAACGGTGAAATTGACCTGTTCGAGATCTTCATGACGTTGTACCAGCGCATCAGCGGAGTGCTCCTCCAGCACAAGAACGACCCGCAGCTGGTGCGCTACGTTAACATAAAACGTAGCCACGAGGAAGAGTACGGCACCGAAGAGCTGATCCCGGACTTTCCCAAGGACTTTGTCGTGCCCTCGCTGGAGTACATGTTCGAGCACGCGGGCCTTATGCGGAGCTCCATTCCGGACTTTAACCTGCGACTGCTGCGCTTCATCACGGGGCTGCAGTTCGGTGCCGACCAGCTGGAGTTCTTCTGTAAGACGGACCAGCGCAGCCAGCTGCAGGACAGCGTCACGCTGCGGTACATGGTCTCG CTCAACATGCTGACCACGCACGAGGCGGACATCTTCCTGGTGACGATGCACAAGTGCCGCCTGGAACCGCCGTACAATCTGCCGCTGCCCGAGGAGCTGAACCTGCGCGCGTTCCATCTTTACTTTACGTACATCAAGCTGCGCACGCTGATCAAGCACAGCTTCTACACGGCCGGGCTGGACGATTCGTTTATG GACGAATGCTACCTGGACGGAGTGGCGTTCCAAACCATGTTCCAGAAGTGGAGCGAAGCCGGAGCTAGCGACGAGTTTCGCTACGAAGCCGATCGCTTCAAGAACTATCGGCTGTACTGA
- the LOC120424449 gene encoding cytochrome c oxidase assembly factor 7 homolog: MSFDLKNESDVKEYLDKLGIEYRFGCYSEKKADVCHLLGDYLEGIKKDFDKAGKVYRSNCDDYGYAKSCLKYGNYSFLGKGRASDKGDPVKAYQYYEKGCQLNDPDACLHSGLLLVSKSIPKEMKRDVGKAFQYLTKSCEMNNANACFYLSGMHISGVVKDEFKAKEQELHQQKSAHQKDKPASSASLPTLPEGAYVVERDMQKAFEFAYKACELRNMYACANLSQMYAKGDGIPRDEKKAEKYKQLALEMQDEIKKEQQKLNFQQGLNPT, encoded by the exons ATGTCATTCGACCTGAAAAACGAGTCCGACGTCAAGGAGTATCTGGACAAACTGGGCATCGAGTACCGGTTTGGTTGTTACTCGGAGAAAAAAGCTGACG TGTGCCACCTGCTGGGCGATTACCTGGAGGgaatcaaaaaggactttgaCAAGGCGGGAAAGGTTTACCGGTCCAACTGTGACGATTACGGTTACGCCAAGAGTTGCTTAAAGTATGGAAATTACAGCTTCCTGGGCAAGGGCCGTGCCTCGGACAAAGGTGACCCGGTGAAGGCGTACCAGTACTATGAAAAAGGCTGCCAGCTGAACGACCCGGACGCGTGTCTCCACTCGGGCCTGCTGCTCGTGTCCAAATCGATTCCCAAAGAAATGAAACGAGACGTCGGCAAGGCGTTCCAATATCTGACCAAGAGCTGTGAAATGAACAACGCAAACGCCTGCTTCTACCTGTCCGGCATGCACATCTCCGGCGTCGTCAAGGACGAGTTCAAAGCGAAAGAGCAGGAACTGCACCAGCAAAAGTCCGCCCACCAGAAAGACAAACCAGCATCCTCCGCCTCGCTGCCAACCCTTCCCGAGGGTGCGTACGTCGTCGAGCGGGACATGCAGAAGGCGTTCGAGTTTGCGTACAAGGCGTGCGAGCTGCGCAACATGTACGCGTGTGCCAACCTCAGTCAGATGTACGCCAAGGGTGACGGAATCCCGCGGGACGAAAAAAAGGCGGAAAAGTACAAGCAGCTGGCGCTGGAAATGCAAGACGAAATCAAGAAAGAGCAGCAGAAGCTCAACTTCCAGCAGGGACTGAACCCGACGTAG